A window of Ictalurus furcatus strain D&B chromosome 18, Billie_1.0, whole genome shotgun sequence contains these coding sequences:
- the dolpp1 gene encoding dolichyldiphosphatase 1 isoform X2, giving the protein MAILVGFVTLIVFKRELHTISFFGGLVMNEGLNWLLKHILQEPRPCGGGHTTVTTEYGMPSSHSQFIWFFVVYFFLFLYLRMHQTNNARCVELLWRHVLSIILLGVALSVSYSRVYLLYHTWSQVIYGGVAGMVVGVVWFFITQEVLTPIFPKIAAWPISEFFLVRDTSLIPNILWFEYTVTRSEARNRQRKLGTKLQ; this is encoded by the exons ATGGCGATCCTGGTTGGCTTTGTCACGCTCATCGTCTTCAAGAGAGAGCTGCATACG ATCTCGTTCTTTGGCGGTTTGGTGATGAACGAGGGGCTAAACTGGTTGCTGAAGCACATCCTACAGGAGCCCCGCCCATGTGGAG GAGGCCACACCACAGTAACCACAGAGTACGGCATGCCGTCCAGCCACTCGCAGTTCATCTGGTTCTTTGTCGTTtactttttcctctttctttatttaag AATGCACCAGACAAACAATGCCAGATGTGTGGAGTTGTTATGGAGACACGTGCTGTCAATCATCCTACTGGGTGTGGCTTTGTCGGTGTCGTACAGCAG agTTTACCTTCTCTACCACACCTGGAGTCAGGTGATATACGGGGGTGTAGCTGGAATGGTGGTCGGCGTGGTCTGGTTTTTCATAACGCAGGAAGTGCTGACGCCGATCTTTCCCAAGATAGCAGCCTG gCCCATATCAGAGTTTTTCCTAGTGAGGGATACGAGTCTCATTCCCAATATTCTGTGGTTCGAGTACACGGTGACCAGATCAGAAGCCAG AAACAGACAACGAAAGCTGGGAACAAAACTCCAGTGA